In the genome of Perca fluviatilis chromosome 4, GENO_Pfluv_1.0, whole genome shotgun sequence, one region contains:
- the LOC120557407 gene encoding LOW QUALITY PROTEIN: immunoglobulin-like and fibronectin type III domain-containing protein 1 (The sequence of the model RefSeq protein was modified relative to this genomic sequence to represent the inferred CDS: inserted 1 base in 1 codon) gives MFKIRRAKEEEPTAPGQVRIKKKSRVPGVMITQYVEELPEGMATPDFTRKPISLTIQEGKVAIFRAVIIGEPTPTVTWARNAGEIDDERWKIVHDTSSGEYQLQMPAVTVDQADTYKCYARNEYGKAVVTATLNIIEVGFKKTRALQEARTAVRQTPEDFKKALKNKVDPEAKEEKRPEIDERFWELLMSADKKDYESICAQYGVTDFRGMLKKLSERKIEREQEQERVVERLCNLKPIELKDDGDAEFELEMSLKDPTSKVFIYKDGVMIPYDVDAEIKHGLKQVGKKFVFSINGVDPDDAGLYQVEVDGVKIFSTDFKLPPVEFLVKIEDVKAEEREDAVFECVISQPLKKIKWTGKNVPLEQGDKYDIIVSEDMLIHTLVVKDCKLLDKGIYAAVTGQNSCNAWLIVEADSEPNSQGKKKARKTTRAGGGGAELLKIAEEQRAKVQKERDELIAKAKAEAEAAAAAAAAAAAEKAEAAAKAKAEAEAKAKAKAEAKAKAKSDKMVKAEAGECAEATTVEGEEDEDDKEEDVQEEEQKVQAKEGEASAEDADTEEGEPVQEKRKRVRAGPLVPETVIDPGVYFTGGLSDVTAIIGTDAELVCRLSSEDCDAVWYKDGNEITATDDICIVKDGTYRKLIIKNCKEEDSGKYRCEADGRKTEAALSVEDPPRINADDLTEFIKPVKKKKQKKPPLNQSFVAPPPPRARXGRGKELLEDTHIKIEKSSSHSRLLLTKCQRKTTGEIKIKIKNECGTTEAISQLVVLDKPTPPLGPVDIIEASAACIDFKWRTPKDNGGSPITDYILERQQIGRNSWKKLGKIGPEAKYRDTDVDHGRKYCYHIRAETDQGISEMMETDDIQAGTKAYPGPPSTPKIISAFKDCINLAWSTPTNTGGTNILGYNIEKRKHGSNLWGHVNPLDEPIRETQYAVKEVVEGFEYEFRVSAINISGAGEPSVPSEFVFARDPKKPPGKVTDLKVTDSTYSTLSLGWSKPTEEEGVKDEAKGYFVELRPAENPEWGRCNSNAIIVSSYTIMGLKSMAMYWVRVVATNEGGDGEPQELDNYIIAMPPPVRPQFTDKKMKNFVVMKAGNSARINFNFKASPIPAVKWLKDGHPVPKRVTVSNTDTSSQLMIPSSERHDTGIYTIIVKNLVGQETSSVEIRVTDDPKPPGPVELEENVSGTVTVSWTPSPDETKDDRLHYMITKRDSVKRNWQTVADHLFNNKFTVTNIMPGREYKFRVYTKNDMGLSKPSESAIWEVKRKTETFSLILPASKNCNFETPPSFSVPLKTHKSPESYECYMSCAVTGNPKPHVTWCRNSVSLNTNTNYYITNTCGVCSMVILKVGPKDSGDYTVIAENTLGRVECSTKLVVED, from the exons ATGTTTAAAATACGTAGAGCGAAAGAGGAGGAGCCAACTGCTCCAGGGCAGG TGAGAATTAAAAAGAAGTCAAGGGTGCCTGGAGTTATGATCACGCAGTATGTGGAAGAACTACCTGAAGGCATGGCCACCCCAGATTTCACTCGGAAACCCATTTCTCTAACTATTCAAGAAG GAAAAGTAGCAATCTTCAGAGCAGTCATTATTGGCGAACCAACACCTACTGTGACCTGGGCGAGAAATGCTGGAGAAATTGATGACGAAAGGTGGAAAATTGTCCATGATACAAGTTCTGGTGAATACCAACTACAG ATGCCTGCTGTAACGGTGGATCAAGCTGATACCTACAAGTGTTATGCCAGAAATGAATATGGAAAAGCAGTTGTTACTGCTACGCTTAATATTATTGAGG TTGGCTTTAAGAAGACCCGAGCCTTGCAGGAAGCAAGAACAG CTGTCCGACAGACACCTGAGGACTTCAAAAAGGCcttaaaaaataa GGTTGACCCTGAggcaaaagaagagaagagaccAGAAATCGATGAACGTTTTTGGGAATTGTTGATGAGTGCAGACAAGAAAGATTATGAGTCCATCTGTGCTCAGTATGGTGTCACAGATTTTCGTGGGATGCTGAAAAAACTAAGTGAGAGGAAGATAGAAAGGGAGCAAGAGCAAGAAAGG GTTGTTGAAAGACTATGCAACCTAAAGCCCATTGAATTGAAAGATGATGGTGATGCAGAGTTTGAACTTGAAATGTCACTGAAAGACCCTACCAGCAAAGTCTTCATATACAAG GATGGAGTTATGATTCCTTATGATGTGGATGCAGAGATAAAACATGGACTGAAGCAAGTGGGAAAGAAGTTTGTGTTTAGCATCAATGGTGTTGACCCAGACGATGCAGGATTATACCAAGTTGAGGTTGATGGAGTTAAGATCTTCTCAACTGACTTCAAAC TTCCCCCTGTGGAGTTCTTGGTCAAGATTGAAGACGTGAAagcagaggaaagagaagacgctgtgtttgagtgtgtcaTCTCACAACCCCTGAAAAAGATAAAATGGACAGGAAAGAATGTCCCACTAGAGCAAGGGGACAAATATGACATCATTGTGTCAGAAGATATGCTGATTCACACATTGGTGGTGAAGGACTGCAAGCTACTGGACAAAGGAATTTATGCGGCTGTGACTGGACAAAATTCCTGCAATGCCTGGCTTATAGTGGAAG cTGACAGTGAACCAAACTCACAAGGAAAGAAGAAAGCTCGCAAAACAACCAGAGCGGGTGGTGGTGGAGCTGAACTTTTGAAGATTGCTGAGGAGCAACGTGCTAAggtacagaaagagagagatgagttGATTGCAAAGGCAAAGGCAGAGGCagaagcagcagctgcagcagccgcCGCGGCTGCAGCTGAGAAAGCGGAAGCAGCAGCCAAAGCTAAAGCGGAAGCAGAAGCCAAAGCTAAAGCAAAAGCAGAAGCCAAAGCAAAGGCAAAGTCAGATAAAATGGTAAAGGCGGAAGCTGGAGAATGCGCAGAAGCAACCACTGTTGAGGGGgaagaggatgaagatgacaaaGAAGAGGATGTACAGGAGGAAGAACAAAAGGTACAAGCAAAGGAGGGAGAGGCTTCTGCTGAAGATGCTGATACTGAAGAAGGGGAGCCTGTTCAAGAGAAAAGAAAGCGAGTGCGAGCAGGCCCACTTGTCCCTGAAACAGTCATTG ACCCAGGAGTATACTTCACCGGCGGACTGTCAGATGTAACCGCAATCATTGGTACTGATGCAGAACTGGTCTGCCGGCTGAGCAGTGAGGACTGTGACGCAGTTTGGTACAAAGATGGGAATGAG aTAACAGCTACAGATGATATCTGTATTGTTAAAGATGGGACTTATCGCAAACTAATTATCAAGAACTGCAAAGAAGAGGATTCTGGAAAGTACCGATGTGAAGCTGATGGGCGTAAAACAGAAGCTGCGTTAAGTGTTGAAG ATCCTCCAAGAATTAATGCAGATGACCTCACCGAGTTCATAAaacctgtcaaaaaaaaaaaacaaaaaaagccccCCTTAAACCAATCTTttgttgcccccccccccccaagggcCC GGGGTAGGGGGAAAGAGCTGTTGGAGGACACCCATATCAAAATCGAGAAATCTTCCTCACACAGCCGCCTGCTGCTTACCAAGTGCCAACGCAAAACCACTGGAGAAATTAAGATCAAGATTAAAAATGAATGTGGAACAACTGAGGCCATCTCGCAGCTCGTTGTGTTGG ATAAACCAACACCACCCCTAGGCCCTGTGGATATCATTGAAGCTTCGGCAGCTTGCATTGACTTCAAATGGAGGACTCCCAAAGACAATGGCGGTTCCCCTATCACAGACTACATCCTGGAGCGCCAACAAATTGGACGAAATAGCTGGAAGAAATTAGGCAAGATTGGCCCAGAGGCTAAATACAGGGATACTGATGTGGATCACGGAAGAAAGTACTGCTACCACATCAGGGCAGAAACTGATCAAGGCATCAGTGAAATGATGGAAACCGATGACATTCAGGCAGGGACAAAGG CTTACCCTGGACCTCCTTCTACACCAAAGATTATTAGTGCTTTCAAAGACTGTATCAATCTTGCTTGGTCTACACCCACTAATACTGGAGGAACCAACATTTTGGGATACAACATAGAGAAACGGAAGCACGGCAGTAATCTGTGGGGCCATGTCAACCCACTCGATGAGCCCATCAGAG AGACACAGTATGCAGTGAAGGAGGTCGTGGAAGGCTTTGAGTATGAGTTCCGTGTATCAGCTATCAACATTTCTGGTGCTGGAGAGCCAAGTGTGCCTTCTGAATTTGTGTTTGCAAGAGATCCAAAGA AGCCCCCTGGTAAAGTTACTGACCTGAAGGTGACAGACTCCACATACTCCACTTTATCGCTGGGCTGGTCCAAACCCACGGAGGAAGAAGGGGTCAAAGATGAGGCTAAAGGATACTTTGTGGAGCTCAGACCAGCAGAAAACCCTGAATGGGGTCGCTGTAACTCCAATGCTATCATTGTGTCCTCCTATACTATTATGGGTCTAAAGTCTATGGCCATGTACTGGGTAAGAGTTGTAGCCACCAATGAGGGTGGAGATGGTGAGCCTCAAGAATTGGACAACTACATCATTGCAATGCCTCCTCCAG TAAGGCCTCAATTTACtgacaaaaaaatgaagaaCTTTGTGGTAATGAAAGCTGGGAATTCTGCTCGGATCAACTTCAACTTTAAG GCCTCTCCAATACCAGCTGTCAAATGGCTCAAGGACGGTCATCCTGTTCCCAAGCGTGTGACAGTGAGCAACACAGACACGTCATCGCAGTTAATGATCCCCTCATCAGAGCGCCATGACACTGGGATCTACACAATCATTGTCAAAAACCTTGTTGGTCAGGAGACCTCTAGTGTTGAGATAAGAGTCACAG ATGACCCCAAGCCTCCAGGCCCCGTGGAGCTGGAGGAGAATGTGTCGGGAACAGTGACGGTCTCCTGGACTCCTTCTCCAGATGAGACGAAAGACGACAGGCTGCACTACATGATCACCAAGCGTGATTCTGTTAAGCGTAATTGGCAGACTGTGGCAGACCATCTCTTCAATAACAAGTTCACTGTCACCAATATCATGCCGGGAAGGGAGTATAAGTTCCGGGTCTATACGAAGAATGACATGGGGCTTTCCAAGCCCTCTGAGTCTGCGATCTGGGAAGTGAAGAGAAAAACAG AAACATTTTCTCTGATCCTTCCTGCCTCTAAAAACTGCAACTTTGAGACACCTCCCTCATTCTCTGTTCCACTGAAAACGCACAAAAGTCCAGAGAGCTACGAGTGCTACATGAGCTGTGCAGTGACTGGAAACCCCAAACCCCATGTTACCTGGTGCAGAAATAGTGTTAGCCTCAACACCAACACTAACTACTATATCACTAACACATGTGGGGTCTGTTCTATGGTCATACTCAAAGTTGGGCCCAAGGACAGTGGGGATTACACAGTCATTGCAGAAAACACTCTGGGCAGAGTAGAGTGTTCAACTAAACTTGTTGTTGAAg ATTAG